In Synechococcus sp. PCC 6312, one genomic interval encodes:
- the psbU gene encoding photosystem II complex extrinsic protein PsbU — protein sequence MQRFGRWFSLGCLLVVLSLGWMGWVMPVTAAESTEPIVNVVDEKLGSAYGQKIDLNNTNIAAFIEYRGLYPTLARKIIQYAPYQSVEDVLNIPGLSERQKEILQANFDNFTVTEVETALVEGGDRYNNGLYK from the coding sequence ATGCAACGCTTTGGCCGCTGGTTCAGTCTGGGCTGTCTGCTTGTCGTCCTGTCATTGGGCTGGATGGGTTGGGTGATGCCAGTCACGGCTGCGGAATCTACAGAACCGATTGTCAATGTCGTCGATGAAAAGTTAGGCAGTGCCTATGGTCAGAAAATTGACCTGAATAACACGAACATCGCCGCCTTCATCGAATATCGGGGCTTGTATCCCACCTTGGCCCGGAAAATCATCCAGTATGCTCCCTATCAGTCGGTAGAGGATGTCTTGAATATTCCTGGCCTGTCGGAACGGCAAAAAGAAATATTACAAGCTAATTTTGATAATTTTACAGTCACAGAAGTAGAGACAGCCCTCGTTGAAGGGGGAGATCGCTATAATAACGGCCTGTATAAATAA
- the psb29 gene encoding photosystem II biogenesis protein Psp29 — MFQLFTVQITRTVSDTKKAFYAAHTRPIHSIFRRFVEELLVEVHLLRVNTNFVYSPLLALGIVTAYNHFMSGYRPETDRNSIFTSFAIAEEFDPQQLQADAARWEELAGLELEELQTRLQAWISEGGDPWHNSLRDAVNNPQTKYSRLQAIGLYHLLEQAAGNLTQELTTLEASLEQLSPVVNLPVDKVKKDLELYRSNLDKMIQAQKIMAELVEVERKRREQAANEANAPTPPASESLTNPESTSAEASS; from the coding sequence TTGTTTCAGTTATTCACCGTGCAAATCACCCGAACCGTTTCCGACACTAAAAAAGCCTTCTACGCAGCCCACACTCGCCCCATCCACTCAATTTTTCGGCGGTTTGTGGAAGAACTTTTGGTGGAAGTGCATCTCCTGCGGGTTAATACCAATTTTGTCTATAGCCCCCTCTTAGCCTTAGGAATTGTCACGGCCTATAACCACTTCATGTCCGGGTATCGCCCCGAAACTGACCGGAACTCTATTTTTACCTCCTTTGCGATTGCCGAGGAATTTGATCCTCAACAACTCCAGGCCGATGCGGCTCGCTGGGAGGAATTGGCAGGCTTAGAACTAGAGGAATTACAAACTCGGCTCCAGGCCTGGATTAGTGAAGGGGGCGACCCATGGCACAATTCTCTCCGGGATGCGGTGAATAATCCCCAGACCAAGTACAGCCGCTTACAGGCCATTGGGCTATATCATCTCTTAGAGCAAGCGGCGGGTAATCTCACCCAAGAGTTAACGACCCTAGAGGCCAGTCTTGAGCAACTGTCCCCTGTGGTGAATCTGCCTGTGGATAAGGTTAAAAAGGATTTAGAACTTTACCGCAGCAATCTGGATAAGATGATCCAAGCCCAAAAGATCATGGCGGAATTAGTTGAAGTTGAACGGAAACGGCGGGAACAAGCAGCCAATGAAGCCAATGCCCCTACTCCCCCAGCGAGTGAGAGTCTAACGAATCCAGAATCCACCTCCGCCGAAGCCTCAAGTTAG
- the nadB gene encoding L-aspartate oxidase, whose product MPSISIPPVPVTVPFIFDVLIIGSGAAGLSAALTLSKAYRVGVLTKDTLDQSASIWAQGGMAAAIAAEDCPQFHARDTLKAGAGLCDPESVNFLVSQAPAQVAKLLAMGVAFDHANQQPALTLEAAHSHPRVLHAADTTGQALVTTLLKQVRHSPNITLLPAWHVLDLWLNPEGTACIGVCVLGPGQLQWLPARLVVLATGGGGQVFAQTTNPAISTGDGVAMAWRAGVTVRDLEFIQFHPTALKLPQAPRFLISEAVRGEGAHLVDAEGRRFVFDYDPAGELAPRDVVSRAIYHHLQATKTEQVWLDLRPIPPARLHYRFPKIIQVCQAWGIDVSQTPIPVSPAAHYWMGGVVTNLYGATDLPGLAAVGETASTGVHGANRLASNSLLECFVFSEQLATLQLPAATHPDSLPQWPPLDPLEIPHVDADWCQDVRRQLPQLVWQSAGISRHETPLTAAIEKVQAWRATLHQFPIGQYLVHCQPHTQGIKVNPNQAKALQQWIELRNLLDIAYLILKSALFRTESRGGHFRSDYPETNPAWQQHTLIRGETWLQQPINQAKP is encoded by the coding sequence ATGCCCTCTATCTCGATTCCTCCTGTCCCCGTTACGGTTCCTTTTATCTTTGATGTCCTCATCATTGGCTCTGGGGCGGCCGGATTGAGCGCGGCATTAACCCTATCTAAGGCCTATCGGGTTGGGGTTTTAACCAAAGATACCCTGGATCAATCGGCCAGCATTTGGGCCCAAGGCGGGATGGCGGCGGCGATTGCAGCTGAGGATTGTCCCCAATTTCATGCTAGGGATACTCTTAAAGCAGGGGCCGGTCTTTGTGATCCCGAATCTGTTAACTTTCTGGTCTCCCAGGCCCCGGCCCAAGTCGCAAAACTTTTAGCAATGGGGGTCGCCTTTGATCATGCGAATCAGCAACCGGCCCTCACCCTAGAAGCTGCTCATTCCCATCCCCGCGTCCTCCATGCCGCCGATACCACTGGCCAGGCCCTTGTCACAACCCTCCTGAAACAAGTCCGCCACTCCCCCAACATTACCCTCTTGCCAGCCTGGCACGTTTTAGATCTGTGGTTAAATCCGGAGGGAACCGCTTGTATTGGGGTCTGTGTCTTGGGGCCAGGCCAACTGCAATGGCTACCGGCGCGGTTAGTCGTTTTAGCAACTGGGGGCGGGGGTCAAGTCTTTGCCCAAACCACAAATCCAGCCATTAGTACCGGGGATGGGGTGGCAATGGCCTGGCGGGCGGGGGTGACAGTGCGCGACTTGGAGTTCATTCAATTTCATCCCACGGCCTTAAAATTGCCTCAGGCCCCGCGATTTTTAATCAGCGAAGCAGTCCGGGGGGAAGGGGCCCATTTGGTCGATGCTGAGGGTCGCCGCTTTGTCTTTGACTATGATCCAGCCGGAGAACTGGCCCCCCGGGATGTCGTCAGTCGGGCCATTTACCACCATCTCCAAGCCACTAAAACAGAACAAGTCTGGTTAGATTTACGCCCCATTCCGCCCGCACGTCTTCACTATCGGTTTCCAAAAATTATTCAGGTCTGCCAGGCCTGGGGCATTGATGTTAGCCAAACCCCGATTCCCGTCTCCCCAGCAGCCCACTATTGGATGGGAGGCGTTGTCACCAATCTTTACGGGGCAACGGACTTACCCGGCCTGGCCGCTGTTGGGGAAACCGCCAGTACAGGGGTGCATGGGGCCAATCGTCTTGCCAGTAATTCTTTGCTTGAATGCTTTGTTTTTTCCGAGCAGTTAGCCACCCTCCAACTTCCCGCTGCCACTCACCCCGATAGTCTGCCCCAATGGCCTCCCTTAGACCCCCTAGAAATTCCTCATGTGGATGCTGACTGGTGCCAAGACGTTCGCCGCCAACTCCCCCAATTAGTTTGGCAAAGTGCTGGTATTTCCCGCCATGAAACCCCATTGACAGCCGCAATCGAGAAAGTCCAGGCCTGGCGAGCTACTCTGCATCAATTCCCCATCGGTCAATATCTAGTCCACTGCCAACCTCACACTCAGGGAATTAAGGTCAACCCAAACCAGGCCAAGGCTTTACAGCAATGGATTGAACTGCGAAATCTTTTGGATATTGCTTACCTGATTCTCAAAAGTGCCCTATTTCGCACCGAAAGCCGCGGCGGTCATTTTCGCTCAGACTACCCGGAAACCAACCCGGCCTGGCAACAACACACCCTCATCCGTGGGGAAACCTGGCTACAGCAACCCATTAACCAGGCCAAACCCTAA